A window from Gottschalkiaceae bacterium SANA encodes these proteins:
- the eutJ gene encoding ethanolamine utilization protein EutJ, whose protein sequence is MDLTRINEYLTSFHELIESEDEKEAPKKIKVGVDLGTANIVITVVDENNLPIAGAAEAASVVKDGIVVDYIGAVGIVKRLKAEVERQLGRELLEAATAIPPGIAPGDTRAITNVVESAGFEVTQVLDEPTAAAVVLGITEGAVVDVGGGTTGISILHDGKVVAVEDEPTGGTHMSLVIAGNYGISFEEAEVRKRSGQQEMELYPLVRPVVEKMATIVKRAIEGQGVSEVYVVGGAATFEDFEKDFEKILGIPVIKPKFPLLVTPIGIAWGMKEEVAP, encoded by the coding sequence ATGGATTTAACGCGGATTAATGAATATTTGACTTCCTTTCATGAATTAATTGAATCGGAGGATGAAAAAGAAGCGCCAAAAAAAATCAAGGTTGGAGTCGACTTGGGAACCGCAAATATTGTAATTACCGTAGTCGATGAAAACAATCTTCCCATTGCAGGGGCAGCGGAAGCAGCTTCAGTTGTGAAAGATGGAATCGTCGTCGATTATATTGGCGCAGTAGGCATTGTGAAGCGATTAAAAGCAGAGGTGGAGCGTCAATTAGGAAGAGAATTGTTGGAAGCTGCAACAGCAATACCGCCTGGAATTGCCCCAGGAGACACCCGTGCAATCACCAATGTGGTAGAATCTGCGGGATTTGAGGTGACGCAGGTATTGGATGAACCAACTGCGGCAGCTGTTGTTTTGGGAATCACCGAAGGTGCGGTCGTTGATGTTGGCGGCGGGACGACTGGAATTAGTATTCTTCATGATGGGAAGGTGGTCGCGGTGGAAGATGAACCCACTGGCGGCACCCACATGAGTTTGGTGATTGCCGGTAATTACGGTATCTCTTTTGAAGAGGCGGAAGTGCGAAAGCGTAGCGGCCAACAGGAGATGGAATTGTATCCCTTGGTACGACCTGTTGTTGAGAAGATGGCAACCATTGTTAAGAGAGCCATTGAAGGACAGGGTGTGTCGGAAGTCTATGTGGTTGGCGGAGCTGCTACTTTCGAAGATTTCGAAAAAGATTTTGAAAAGATACTGGGAATTCCAGTAATCAAACCAAAATTCCCCTTGCTTGTAACACCCATTGGAATTGCTTGGGGGATGAAGGAGGAGGTGGCGCCATGA
- a CDS encoding cob(I)yrinic acid a,c-diamide adenosyltransferase produces MSKVYTKTGDAGSTGLFGGSRIGKADLLVETYGTIDEGSSVLGIAKASISQVSMKAQLDAIQEDLFLAGAEVASDEKGRNRLIQKVEDKDVKRLEGWIDEYDRYLAPLRAFVHPGENLSSAYLHQARTILRRCERRLIALSDQQTIRPILLQYFNRVSDYCFTLARMVDQWDQIESIAAKALAAGLWVPEKMTLAFAQEIIAAGIEAAGETPVEFVLSVCDEGGNPVAEARMDQALLASIAIARGKAFTAAALRLPTETVGELAQPGAMLYGIENTHPGKLVLFGGGIPIFHNERVIGALGVSGGTVEEDIAIAKTALSRIVGERSTNDGTNIKRD; encoded by the coding sequence ATGTCAAAAGTGTATACGAAAACCGGAGACGCTGGTTCTACGGGTTTGTTTGGCGGTTCTCGGATCGGAAAGGCAGATTTATTGGTTGAAACCTATGGGACAATCGATGAAGGCAGTTCGGTTTTAGGAATTGCAAAGGCATCGATTTCACAAGTATCGATGAAAGCGCAGTTGGATGCCATTCAAGAAGATCTTTTTTTAGCGGGCGCGGAAGTTGCCAGTGATGAAAAGGGGAGAAATCGGCTGATTCAAAAAGTTGAAGATAAAGATGTGAAACGGCTGGAAGGTTGGATTGACGAGTATGATCGATACTTGGCACCCCTTCGGGCATTTGTGCATCCTGGTGAAAATCTTTCATCAGCCTACCTTCATCAGGCGCGAACGATTTTACGCAGATGTGAGCGACGGTTGATTGCTCTGTCGGACCAGCAAACGATTCGTCCTATTCTTTTGCAATACTTTAACCGAGTCTCGGATTATTGTTTTACCTTGGCTAGGATGGTGGATCAATGGGATCAGATTGAATCGATTGCTGCAAAGGCTCTTGCTGCTGGACTTTGGGTACCGGAAAAAATGACCCTGGCATTTGCCCAAGAGATCATTGCCGCCGGAATTGAAGCGGCTGGAGAGACACCAGTAGAATTTGTTTTATCTGTCTGCGATGAAGGTGGAAACCCAGTTGCAGAGGCGCGCATGGATCAAGCCCTTTTGGCTAGCATTGCCATTGCACGTGGTAAGGCGTTTACGGCTGCAGCCCTTCGTCTACCGACTGAAACGGTAGGCGAACTGGCACAACCTGGCGCAATGTTATACGGAATTGAAAACACTCACCCAGGGAAATTGGTTCTCTTCGGAGGCGGTATTCCGATCTTTCACAATGAGCGCGTGATCGGCGCCTTGGGTGTCAGCGGTGGAACCGTAGAAGAGGACATAGCGATTGCAAAAACAGCGCTTTCGCGTATCGTGGGGGAAAGGAGCACAAATGATGGAACCAACATTAAAAGAGATTGA
- a CDS encoding phosphate propanoyltransferase produces MTREEAFVKECVDRVMNELGYVEVGVSNHHIHLSQADFFQLFGRGATLTKLKDLKQPGQYAAKECIAVEGPKGRFDKVRILGPLRSATQLELSVTDGFRIGVKPPVRESGVLDASPGLTLVGPAGSVQIPQGAIAALRHVHMPKEYADRHGFIDREIVSVAVPGDRGGQMDHVLLRVSPNFAMEMHVDVDEANGFSLTTGSYVKIIKRG; encoded by the coding sequence ATGACGAGAGAAGAAGCTTTCGTCAAAGAATGCGTGGATCGAGTCATGAATGAACTGGGATATGTGGAGGTTGGAGTTTCCAACCACCACATCCATCTCAGTCAAGCGGACTTTTTTCAGCTTTTTGGGCGTGGAGCGACATTAACAAAACTGAAAGACTTGAAGCAGCCTGGGCAATATGCGGCGAAAGAATGTATCGCGGTAGAGGGACCTAAAGGACGATTCGATAAGGTTCGGATTCTTGGCCCCCTTAGAAGCGCGACACAATTGGAACTTTCGGTCACGGATGGATTTCGCATTGGCGTGAAACCGCCTGTACGGGAGTCTGGAGTTTTAGATGCATCACCAGGATTGACCTTGGTGGGTCCTGCTGGTTCTGTTCAGATTCCACAGGGGGCTATTGCGGCACTTCGGCATGTTCATATGCCGAAGGAATATGCAGATCGTCACGGTTTTATTGATCGTGAGATTGTCTCTGTGGCTGTGCCTGGAGATCGCGGTGGTCAAATGGATCACGTGCTTTTGCGCGTATCGCCGAATTTTGCCATGGAGATGCATGTAGACGTTGATGAAGCGAATGGATTCTCACTAACGACTGGATCGTACGTGAAGATTATAAAAAGAGGATGA
- a CDS encoding EutN/CcmL family microcompartment protein produces MILAKVIGNVVATTKNELLVGEKFLILTPLTPEGDPKGETVVAIDNIGAGNGEVVLACRGSAARKISIQEGAPVDYAVVAIVDEVKVYGR; encoded by the coding sequence ATGATCCTGGCAAAAGTGATTGGAAATGTTGTTGCAACAACGAAGAATGAACTCTTGGTGGGAGAAAAGTTTTTAATCCTGACACCGCTCACCCCGGAAGGGGATCCAAAGGGAGAAACGGTTGTCGCAATCGATAATATCGGGGCAGGCAATGGTGAGGTTGTTTTGGCCTGCAGAGGTTCTGCGGCACGAAAAATTTCCATTCAAGAAGGGGCTCCCGTTGATTATGCGGTTGTCGCCATCGTGGATGAAGTCAAAGTATACGGTAGGTGA